A stretch of Stenotrophomonas indicatrix DNA encodes these proteins:
- a CDS encoding esterase/lipase family protein, with protein sequence MERTGIGVIRTTFVLVALLALSGCATLRQFGPSVQVGTVTPGQYIALKRGDILTSGKLSAATMETLRVAGLDEGACAKPGLPCIEAMEGSIVVREEDKRSALAELWVQYAMTMPAPKRESASVARSKAATAPPDPTFQPRLDAWMQIARQSYAYLFFTERTANQRGFEDRQTQVRDYYNLAVQESAVLLFEAYSSKQVRNDNGRFQLGRWTFVLAPADDGPAADTREPLELVPAASMSFTGTLRSVHRRDGFGAELVAVMADPASTGLAAAAAGTATTAERDWSEMPSPSMTVLLRFSGNNLWEVLHDDEPELEIHDPYQVAVVELHGEQVPLAANFTAGYALWLARSNFSRQSLRTLFGGKGGIDKPHLFMMQPYDPDRRVLLMIHGLASSPEAWVNVANELMRDDEIRGDFQIWQFYYPTNMPIALSHDEIRRILHEALQHFDPTGKALASHDMVVVAHSMGGVISRLMVSSSGDHLVDTLLATAQMTPAQRELLRTKGAPVLTFQPEPEISRVVFIATPHRGTDVAGTRLGRWLGRFVRLPLTVLEDVATLANDGKVERNDDKHGYQMNSIQNLDKDDAFVKAVADLPISPKVRYHSIIARTQAEGPLEKTDDGLVPYWSSHLPKAVSEKVIVSGHSVQEATPAIVELRRILHEDMEAHPLPAK encoded by the coding sequence ATGGAAAGAACAGGCATCGGCGTCATCCGCACCACCTTCGTCCTCGTTGCCCTGCTCGCCCTGAGCGGGTGCGCGACGCTGCGCCAGTTCGGCCCATCGGTGCAGGTGGGCACGGTCACGCCAGGACAGTACATCGCGCTCAAGCGCGGTGACATTCTCACCAGCGGCAAGCTCAGCGCGGCCACCATGGAGACCCTGCGCGTGGCTGGCCTGGACGAGGGCGCCTGTGCCAAGCCCGGCCTGCCCTGCATCGAGGCGATGGAGGGCAGCATCGTCGTGCGCGAGGAAGACAAGCGCTCGGCGCTGGCCGAACTGTGGGTGCAGTACGCGATGACGATGCCGGCGCCGAAGCGCGAGTCGGCGTCGGTGGCCCGCAGCAAGGCCGCGACCGCCCCGCCTGACCCGACCTTCCAGCCGCGCCTGGATGCGTGGATGCAGATCGCGCGGCAATCCTATGCATATCTCTTCTTCACCGAACGCACCGCCAACCAGCGTGGCTTCGAAGACCGCCAGACCCAGGTGCGCGACTATTACAACCTGGCCGTGCAGGAATCAGCCGTGCTGCTGTTCGAAGCCTATTCGAGCAAGCAGGTGCGCAACGACAACGGGCGGTTCCAGCTGGGACGCTGGACCTTCGTACTGGCGCCTGCCGACGATGGCCCGGCAGCGGACACCCGCGAGCCGCTGGAACTGGTACCGGCCGCATCGATGTCCTTCACCGGCACCCTGCGCAGCGTGCATCGCCGCGATGGCTTCGGCGCCGAACTGGTGGCGGTGATGGCAGACCCGGCCAGCACCGGCCTGGCGGCCGCCGCCGCTGGTACCGCAACGACGGCCGAGCGCGACTGGAGCGAGATGCCGTCGCCGTCGATGACCGTGCTGCTGCGTTTTTCCGGCAACAACCTGTGGGAAGTGCTGCACGACGACGAGCCGGAACTGGAGATCCACGACCCCTACCAGGTAGCGGTGGTGGAACTGCACGGCGAACAGGTGCCACTGGCGGCGAACTTCACCGCCGGTTACGCGCTGTGGCTGGCCCGCTCCAACTTCAGCCGGCAATCGCTGCGTACGCTGTTCGGCGGCAAGGGCGGCATCGACAAGCCGCATCTGTTCATGATGCAGCCGTACGATCCGGACCGCCGCGTGCTGCTGATGATCCATGGCCTGGCCAGCAGCCCGGAGGCGTGGGTCAACGTGGCCAACGAACTGATGCGTGACGATGAGATCCGCGGCGACTTCCAGATCTGGCAGTTCTACTACCCGACCAACATGCCGATCGCCCTCAGCCACGATGAGATCCGGCGGATCCTGCATGAGGCACTGCAGCACTTCGACCCAACCGGAAAGGCGCTCGCATCGCACGACATGGTGGTGGTCGCACACAGCATGGGCGGGGTGATTTCGCGGCTGATGGTGTCCTCCTCCGGCGACCATCTGGTCGACACCCTGCTGGCGACTGCGCAGATGACCCCGGCGCAGCGCGAACTGCTGCGTACGAAGGGCGCGCCGGTGCTGACATTCCAGCCGGAACCGGAAATCTCACGGGTGGTGTTCATCGCTACCCCCCATCGCGGCACCGATGTTGCCGGCACGCGCCTGGGGCGCTGGCTCGGCCGCTTCGTGCGCCTGCCGCTGACCGTGCTGGAGGATGTCGCGACATTGGCAAACGACGGCAAGGTTGAGCGCAACGATGACAAGCACGGCTACCAGATGAACAGCATCCAGAACCTGGACAAGGACGATGCCTTCGTCAAGGCCGTGGCCGATCTGCCGATATCGCCGAAGGTGCGTTACCACTCGATCATCGCACGGACCCAGGCCGAAGGCCCGCTGGAAAAGACCGACGATGGACTGGTTCCCTACTGGAGCTCGCACCTGCCGAAGGCCGTCTCGGAAAAGGTGATCGTGTCCGGTCACAGCGTGCAGGAAGCCACGCCGGCCATCGTCGAACTTCGCCGCATCCTGCATGAGGACATGGAGGCTCATCCTCTGCCGGCGAAGTAG
- a CDS encoding TM2 domain-containing protein, whose product MNSSECNCKARSDTALCPTCDAAAPPATQQPSDAVYAAPVSQSMPIARNRAIYILLALFLGIFGVHNFYAGYHGRAVCQLLITLLLGWLLIGVLFTGLWALVEMITVETDASGVQMV is encoded by the coding sequence ATGAACAGCTCCGAATGCAACTGCAAGGCACGCAGCGATACGGCGCTCTGCCCGACCTGCGATGCAGCTGCCCCACCGGCCACTCAGCAGCCAAGCGACGCTGTCTATGCGGCACCGGTATCGCAATCCATGCCTATCGCCAGGAACCGGGCCATCTACATCCTGCTCGCCCTGTTCCTGGGCATTTTCGGCGTCCACAACTTCTACGCCGGTTACCACGGACGCGCGGTCTGCCAACTACTGATCACGCTGTTGTTGGGCTGGCTCTTGATCGGCGTGCTGTTCACGGGCCTATGGGCACTGGTGGAAATGATCACAGTGGAAACCGACGCCTCTGGCGTGCAGATGGTGTAA
- a CDS encoding GNAT family N-acetyltransferase encodes MQLEIAVTDAPSPQALELIADGLDQFNLQAAGHADRRTLAVLATDPASGEVVGGLSGRTSLGLLFIDLFYLPPAHRGNGLGSQMLAAAEEEARRRGCRSAVLYTISFQAPDFYVKHGWTVFGQVPCDPPGTSRVFLSKDLRAA; translated from the coding sequence ATGCAGCTCGAAATCGCCGTGACCGACGCCCCCAGCCCGCAAGCACTGGAGCTGATTGCCGATGGCCTGGATCAGTTCAATCTGCAGGCGGCCGGCCATGCCGATCGACGCACCTTGGCCGTGCTGGCCACCGATCCGGCCAGCGGCGAAGTGGTGGGTGGCTTGAGCGGGCGCACCTCGCTGGGCCTGTTGTTCATCGACCTGTTCTACCTGCCGCCCGCACACCGGGGTAATGGCCTGGGGTCGCAGATGCTTGCCGCTGCCGAAGAGGAAGCACGCCGGCGCGGCTGCCGTTCCGCCGTGCTCTACACCATCAGCTTCCAGGCGCCGGACTTCTATGTGAAGCATGGCTGGACCGTATTCGGCCAGGTCCCGTGCGATCCGCCGGGGACCAGTCGCGTGTTCCTCAGCAAGGATCTCCGCGCGGCGTGA